The DNA window GCACAGGAAACTGTGTGGTTTGCACTGGCGATCGCTGTAATGCCGATATATATCCTGCGGATCGTCGCCGTTGTCAGCGCTGTGACTCGGTCACCGATCCCACGTGCTCATCTGCGCCCGATGCATCGGAGGTGTGTCCCTACTATCTGGAAGACGAAGGATGTAGTGCCAAGTTGGTAAATGGTGAAACCTATCGCGGTTGCCAGCGGGAGTTCACCTGCGACGATGACGACAAACAGCACTGCCGCATGTGCTCCGGCAAGGATAATTGCAATGTGGCGGATCTGTTCAACTCTTACATTGGATATCCCAGCAAGTGGATAACACCGCCAGTCAATTGCTATTCCTGCAACGGCACCGAATGCCAGGGAACCAGTTCCGGCACCTTGCGCAAGTGTACTGGCAACGATGAGCAGAATTGTGGCACCGTTTTCGATGCCTCTGGCTCTGTGATCTTCCGGGGTTGCACGGATACCCTCTACGCGGACACTGAGCTCCTGCAATACTGCGATGAAAACTCGGCCAATTGCAAATTCTGCAAGTCCAGCGGTTGCAATAACGCCAAGGAGCTGAGCACCTATGTGGATTGTGTGTTCTGCGATGGAAGCGATGAGGCACAATGCGTCCGAGATGTGAGCGATATAAACCGTACTTTGTCCTGCCAGGGCAGCTGCTTCACTGGCCTGTATCCCCGCAATCGATCGGAGGTTAATCCTGTTTACGACCTGGCTCGCGGCTGTTTGGACGACCTCGATTACGATGATCGTGCGGCATGCTCGGCCGGAAGCCTGGAGCATTGTGTTTCCTGCTCGGCCGCCTCGTGCAACAAAGCTGATGTACCCGAGGATCGCCTGAGCTGCAATGTGTGTCAGGATGCCGCATGTGAAACGCTTACCAGTCAACTTTGTTTGGGATATCGGTCCGGGGATCAGTGCTACATTCACGTGGGCGTTGGCACTGTCAAGGCCATGGGTTGTGCCACCGATCTGCAGGACTCGTTCCTGTTGACCAACCGCAGGGATCTGTATCTCTGCTCCGGCGACAACTGCAATACCAAGGATAAGCTGAAACTGGAGGGCGTTGCCTGCAACGTGTGTAACTCTACTTATGATGATGGATGTGTTGGAGGCAGTGCGGCTTTGTCCACCGATTGCGAACACTACATCAATCCCGAGTGCTACAGTTATCTGAATGAGGATGGCGTTCTGCTGCGTGGTTGCCTTAAGGATACCGATGATGAGCTCTTCGATGAATGCTCCAGCGCTGGCACCACCAACTGCACCATTTGCAGCACGAATAATTGCAACAGCGACGTGTATCCCGCAGATTGGCTGACGTGCTTGCGTTGCGACTCCGCCAGCGATTCCGATTGCGCCCTGAATCCATCCAGCTATTCGAGCTACTGTCGTACCTATTCCGATGACGATGCCTGTGTGACTTCTCTGACCAATGGTCGCACCCGTCGTGGCTGCCAATCGGAGGTGAATTGCGATGCATCGCAGGCAGGAAGCTGCCGAGTGTGCTCCGGAGCCAACTGCAACACCGTGGATCTGCAGTCGAGCTACGTGGGTGAGCCAGGAAAGTGGACGGATCTTCCGCTGAGCTGTCACGTTTGTAGCGATGCAGCTAGCTGTGCAACTGTGGGCACGGCAACCACGAAGTGTGAGGGTAACAACAAGCAGACCTGCTCAACAGTCTTCAACTCAGAGGGTCAAGTGGTGGCCAGAGGATGCAGTGACTCTGTCTTGGCTGCCAACGCGGACTACTGCGATTTGGACGGAGACAAGTGTCCACAGTGTAAGTCGGATGGATGCAATACGGCCGTCTCCTTGGACTCCTATGTGGATTGCTACTTCTGTGATGCCGAGGATGATGTGAACTGCTCATGGGAGAAGCCGGAAACTACCAGAAAGTGCCAGGGTCAGTGCATGACGGGATTGTATCCACGCAGCTCATCCTGGGACTCGGCTCTGCTGCCCACTCGCGGATGCCTGGACGATTTGAATGAGGCGGAACGAGCATCCTGTGCCGCGGGAACTCATTCCAATTGCACCGCCTGCACTGGATCGCTCTGCAATGGAGATGATGTCATCGCTAACCCACTGGAGTGCTACACTTGCAAGGATCCCTACTGTGAGAGTCCGGAAACATCCAAGTGTGTGGCCTACCGGGAGAATGACCAATGCTATTTGGCCTACGATGACTCCGGTGTGGTGGCCATGGGCTGCGCCAGTGATTTTGAAACACAGGTCATCAAGGAGCTGGTGGCCCAGCAACGTTTGCTCCTGTGCTCCGGACAAAAGTGCAACGAATACAGCATCACTCCCGATCCCAACACTTGCCTGCAATGCTCCTCTACGGATGATTCCCGATGTGCCACCAATCCCAACCAGTTGACCACTACCAATATCTGTTCCCAGTTGCCCTACACAGAGTGTGTTACCCAGATTGATAGTCAGGGCAACACCATTCGTGGATGCATATCCAGTTTGGGTGGAGACGATTTCTACGAGTGTCTCACTGGCGATGGAAAACTCTGCGAAACGTGCACTGGCGAACGTTGCAACGGTTTGTCCGTATTCCCCGCGGATCGTAGGAAGTGTTACCAGTGCGATTCCTCCAGTGACCCCAACTGTGCCACCTCACCAGCTACTCTAACCAACACTGTGTGCCCCATTTACTCCCAGGACGAGTCCTGTGTGACCACATTGTTGAATGGCATTACGTACCGAGGATGCAATTCGTCACTCACCTGCTCAGATCCCTTCGATTCCAGAACGTGCCGCGTTTGCACTTCCGGCGATGGTTGCAACACCATTAACCTCGAGAAAATTGGCGAGGATGGCTTGCCCGGCGTGTGGCAAGATGTACCCATTGAGTGTCTCGTGTGCTCGGGAACAGATTGTGCTTCTGGTGGTGGTACCCTGACGAAGTGTTCGGGATACGACAACTGCGTGACCGTATTCAGCGATGCCGGTTCAGTTACCCAAAGAGGTTGCTCAGAGTCCGTCTTCGAGGAGTCCGACTACTGCGACGAGAATCCCGCCTCCTGTCCCCGTTGTAATTCCAATGGCTGCAACACTGCCGACTCCCAGGACAATTATGTCGAGTGCATCGTTTGTGATTCCAGTGTGGACTCGAATTGTGTTAGTAATCCCACACAGATCACAAAGACACGCCAGTGCCACGAGCGTTGTGTCTCTGCCTTCCTGCCCCTCTTCAACGAAACTGAGGATCCCAGCTATGCGCTAATCCGCAATTGCTATGATGACTTGGAAAAGGAGGATCGTGATGCCTGCAGGTCCGGTAGCAAGAGGTTCTGCGCCACTTGCGAAGGTGCCAAGTGCAATTCCGAGGACTTAGTGGCCAGTCGGCAAAGCTGTTTGGTATGCCAGGGCGATGAGTGCCAGAGTGCGAAGGCTGCCAGTTGCTCGAATTACAGGGAGCACGATGAGTGCTACATTCAGTTCGATGAGGAGAGGTCGATCAGCTCGTTGGGTTGCCTCAGTGAATTGAGCCACGACGATATCTATTTGCTGAAACGGTCCAAGAGATTGCTGACCTGCAGCGATAATGATTGCAACACCATTGAATCCGTGCCAGAAACTCAGACTTGCACTCTGTGCAGCTCACGTACCGACGTCAACTGTGCGATTAGTCCCTCAAGTGTGACAACAGCCACAGATTGCAGTTTGGGTGGCTTCCCTGAATGCTATTCCCGTGTCCTGTCCGATGGAAGCACAGAGAGAGGTTGTCTCTCCAACTTGGAGGACGACGAGTTCCTCTCGTGCTACAACAGTACCTCTGCCACGTGCAACTCCTGCCAGGGAAATAATTGCAACCAATTGGTTTATCCCAGTGATCGCCGATCCTGCCACGTTTGCAACTCCGAAACAGACAGCAATTGTGAAAACAACCCCAGTAGCCTTACCGTGTGTGATCTGTACGCTGCAGATGACCAATGTGTGACCAATCTGAGAAACGGAGTGACCTACAGGAACTGCGCCTCCTCGCTTAGCTGCGAGGCGAATGCCAAGTCCTGTGTCTACTGCGAGGGCGATGGATGCAATCAGATCGATTTGGCCGCCAAGTCCGATGACAATATTGGAAAGTGGCAGGACCTTCCACTGGAGTGTCTTACCTGCGAGGGTACCGGCTGCCAGGAGGAGGACATTCCCTCGGTCAAGtgccaaaacaacaacgagCAGGACTGCCTGACTGTGTTTGGATCAGATGGTGCCGTCACCAGACGTGGCTGCCAGGATGAAGTGGAAGCGGATGCCACCATCTCCACCTATTGTGGTACCAATGCCGGCAGCTGTCCCTCCTGCAAGTccaacaactgcaacaatgCCACTGCCCTGAGTCAGTATACCACCTGTATCTACTGCGACTCCTACAAGGATTCCTCCTGCCTGTGGGATCCGACAAGTGCCAGTCACAGGACTCGTCAGTGCCAGGGACAATGTATGACTGCTCTGTACGGCAGCGCGGATGCTGGCTTGGATCTTATCCGAACCTGTTTGGATGACAAGGAGGCGTCTGACCAGCTGAACTGTGCCAGTGGCAGTGATACCACCTGCGCCGCCTGCAGCGGTGACTCCTGCAATGTCCAGAGTTTGCCCGAAGACCGCCAGAGTTGTTACACCTGCGAGGGCGACGAGTGTGAAGATCCACAGCCCAAGACCTGTGCCATCTACAAGCCGGAGGATAGCTGCTTCCTGTGGGTGGACGAGGACAACGATCTGAAGCAACTTGGCTGCCTCAGCTCTTTCCGCAACCAGGATCTGGAGGCCATTATCAAGACGAAGCGCATTGCCGTCTGCAATGGCACCAACTGCAACGTTCCCCAACTCCAGTCCCCCGTGCGCTGTGCCGTCTGCGATTCTCGCGAGGATCCCTCTTGCGCCACCGATGCCCTGGCTATTGGTACCTTCAACACCTGCAGTCAGTTGCCCCACACAGGATGCTACACCAGATTGGAGAATGGTATGTACACCAAGAAGTTTCTTAGTCATATATTTCCTTAACCAATCTTTATAACTTTTCTTCTAGATGGTTCCACCCAGCGTGGCTGCCTGTACGATCTTGGCCAGACCGATTTTGCCTCGTGTCTTTTAGGAAGCGATGCCAACTGTACCGTGTGTTCGGTCGATGGTTGCAATCGTGAGGTAACTAAACCATAAAATCcacataaaaactttttaaaatgttttaaatttgacCCCATTTCTCAGATCTTCCCTGCTGATCGTCAAGTGTGCTACTCCTGCACCTCTGAGGATGATTCCAGTTGTGAATCGGATCCCTCGTACACCTTGGCCTGTCCGTGGGTCAGCGATACAGAGACCTGTAAGACCCTGCTCTCCGGCAATGTCACTACCCGTGGTTGTAGCAGCATCGTCGAGTGCGAGTCCAGTGACTTCCGCAACTGCCGCAGTTGCTCCGGCAGCGAGTGCAATGCCATCGATCTGGCCAACCGGGTGGACGATGGTCAGCACGGCTTGTACCAGACCTTGCCCCTCAAGTGCCACACTTGTGTGGGCGAACATTGCCTGAGTTCGCTGGGACCTGCGGTTACTTGTTCGCTGAATCTGGAGCAGGATTGTAAGACGGTCTTTGAGGCCGATGGCGTGTCGGTGAGGAGGAGAGGGTGTTCTGATGATGTGGATGACTACGAGGATCGCTATTGCCGCAAGAATCCGGCTTTGTGTTTCACCTGCAAGTCGAACGAGTGCAATGATGCCTGGTCCACTGCGGAGTATGTGAGCTGCACCTTCTGCAATTCGGCCAACAAATCGAGCTGTATCACCGATCCCAAGGAGTCCGACTTGAGCACGCGCAGTTGCAAGGGTCAGTGCTTGGTGGCTCTGAGTGGAGCGGATTTGATTCGATCCTGCTTGGACGACAAGGAGCTGTATGACCGCTCCGATTGTAGCACCGACGAGAGCGGTACAAACTGTGCCACCTGCTCCGGCGCAGAATGCAATACCTTCTCGTATCCCGCCGATCGACTTAGTTGCCACACCTGCGCGGATGCCACTTGTTCGAGCAGCCGGTCCCAAGCCTGTTTGGCCTACGTATCGGATGACTACTGTTTCGCCAAGTATGCTACTGATGGCGGTTTGGAGCTGATGGGTTGTGCCAGTAGCCAGAATGACTCCAGCTTGGAGCAATGGCAGCAGGGCAATCTGTTGTACTCCTGCCAAGGCAGCGAATGCAACGAACTGAGCCGACTGCCCGCCGAGGGAGAGTGTCTGTCCTGTGACTCCAGCAAGTCGTTGGAGTGCGCTCAGGATCCCACGGGCGTGCTGACCACCATCACCTGTCATGCCCCCAACGCCGATTGTATCACACGCCTGGTAGACGGACATACGATCCGTGGATGCAAGAGTGCACTGAGCTCTGCCGAAAGCAGCAGCTGTGTGGCGGATGGCACCTGTTCCGCCTGCTCCGGAGCCAAGTGCAATGCCGAGATATTCCCCAACAATCGACGACGGTGCTACATCTGCAACTCCATTAATGATCCACTTTGCGCCAAGCATCCTCAAAGCGTGGCCGTGTGTCCCGTTTATGCGGCAAATGACGAATGTGTCACAACTTTCAACGACGGCGTCCTGCGGCGCGGATGTGCCAGCGAATTGGAGTGCGAGATCGACAATGAGGATCACTGCAACAAGTGTGCCACGGATGGTTGCAACACGGTCGAACTTACTGGTTCAGCCGGCGGACTGTccggattgggattgggtctCACCCTCATCGTCGCCTGGCTGATCAGCTCCACTCAGCGACTGTAGAATATATCCGAAGAACGAAGAGGTGTTCCAGTTCAATTTCCGCCATCTAGTTAAGTAGATTTATATAGAGTATGCTTTAATAATTAGATTGCTGTGCTGAGCGCGATGAGTCTTCTCGATTTGTCGCTCGATCTACCAACGATTTGTAAATAAACCAAGCGAAAATATCGAACAATTTAAAAGGTTCTTAGTTGGAATTCTAATTTACTTCTAATACTTTAAGAAAGTGAATATTTCTTTAGCAGTTTTCTTTGGAGGTCTCTTCAATAAGTGCATATAATACACCATATTACTTAGCTCTCTATTTATCTAGCATTTCTCCATGTCCACACTTGGTTGGTCTGTTTTGAAAGCCTTAACGCCTGTCTACCTTGGAACTCCTTCAGTGTCCACGTCTTTTCTCCGCTGAGATATGCCAGACagattttccccttttccgtCCCACTATTTCCACGTCAATTTTTCGCTCGAATAAAGttgaaaagtgaaattgcCTCTCCACTCGAGAAGCCAAAAAACAATGGAAGGGAAAAAAGTTGCGAAGAAATTGCGAAACGCAGCCATtggaaataaaatgcaaatgcagaaGGCGATGCGTTGTGTGTTGCTTTAGTGAAGAGTTtaaagcaaattgaaattcgCTTGGCATAACAAAGAAACGAGGAAACGCACAACTTAATCCCAGACTCCTGCTGAGAAATACAGTTTTGTCGTCCTAAAAATTGCCATCAAGATTGGGAGCCAATGAAA is part of the Drosophila yakuba strain Tai18E2 chromosome 2R, Prin_Dyak_Tai18E2_2.1, whole genome shotgun sequence genome and encodes:
- the LOC6530559 gene encoding uncharacterized protein LOC6530559, encoding MKSTTAGVALLLLVLNHSSDALIHNWHSGPINCYECSTLDECSAGSGTLRKCLGNDGQSCVAIFNSNGAVIERGCSDNLESSCTASGDDCYECRSHGCNFLKTKENFLDCVVCDAQSDDNCVFDIELVTERRKCNQQCITALYPTNSEEGAPLELVRSCLDDLDLDDREACSEGSLENCVACSTASCNKEELGVRGSCNVCKGDCSNPQSKTCRAVPSGDKPESCFIEIDTSGAIYEMGCLSQYNVSDVTLMETNKQLWYCTGDNCNVESALAKPQTCKLCSSRTDDDCAVAPENVESVTVCESLVNTDCYSRILDDGHTERGCLTSLEGEDYLDCLKDANSTKCLRCTGESCNELLQPTERLTCQICDSGEDASCEGSPSASALCLLHTADQQCITVIDLLGNTQRGCSASLECESSNPKKCEVCSGADCNTGNLKRLADGQPGLWGQSLPLSCQSCSDATSCAASDLLNTTCSSDSEYCVTVFSANGSVSAKGCSQVVEETWASYCDANDGNCHNCNSNGCNSARSLDSYTECIYCDYENEDCATNAANVKSRRLCNGQCFTASRRRSTENFVYDTVRGCLDDKDPEDQATCIAGTDAACIACTGANCNVENIAEVSQSCYKCSGSDCDDPQASQCSSYSPDDRCYILFDYNADITGMGCLSDLDEEFVEDKFHSLLFCDDNDCNFFDILPVPHQCIVCDSSDDPNCATDPSKITLIGNCGVLPYTSCQTRIISGRTQRSCLSSLEREQLQECLDGTGNCVVCTGDRCNADIYPADRRRCQRCDSVTDPTCSSAPDASEVCPYYLEDEGCSAKLVNGETYRGCQREFTCDDDDKQHCRMCSGKDNCNVADLFNSYIGYPSKWITPPVNCYSCNGTECQGTSSGTLRKCTGNDEQNCGTVFDASGSVIFRGCTDTLYADTELLQYCDENSANCKFCKSSGCNNAKELSTYVDCVFCDGSDEAQCVRDVSDINRTLSCQGSCFTGLYPRNRSEVNPVYDLARGCLDDLDYDDRAACSAGSLEHCVSCSAASCNKADVPEDRLSCNVCQDAACETLTSQLCLGYRSGDQCYIHVGVGTVKAMGCATDLQDSFLLTNRRDLYLCSGDNCNTKDKLKLEGVACNVCNSTYDDGCVGGSAALSTDCEHYINPECYSYLNEDGVLLRGCLKDTDDELFDECSSAGTTNCTICSTNNCNSDVYPADWLTCLRCDSASDSDCALNPSSYSSYCRTYSDDDACVTSLTNGRTRRGCQSEVNCDASQAGSCRVCSGANCNTVDLQSSYVGEPGKWTDLPLSCHVCSDAASCATVGTATTKCEGNNKQTCSTVFNSEGQVVARGCSDSVLAANADYCDLDGDKCPQCKSDGCNTAVSLDSYVDCYFCDAEDDVNCSWEKPETTRKCQGQCMTGLYPRSSSWDSALLPTRGCLDDLNEAERASCAAGTHSNCTACTGSLCNGDDVIANPLECYTCKDPYCESPETSKCVAYRENDQCYLAYDDSGVVAMGCASDFETQVIKELVAQQRLLLCSGQKCNEYSITPDPNTCLQCSSTDDSRCATNPNQLTTTNICSQLPYTECVTQIDSQGNTIRGCISSLGGDDFYECLTGDGKLCETCTGERCNGLSVFPADRRKCYQCDSSSDPNCATSPATLTNTVCPIYSQDESCVTTLLNGITYRGCNSSLTCSDPFDSRTCRVCTSGDGCNTINLEKIGEDGLPGVWQDVPIECLVCSGTDCASGGGTLTKCSGYDNCVTVFSDAGSVTQRGCSESVFEESDYCDENPASCPRCNSNGCNTADSQDNYVECIVCDSSVDSNCVSNPTQITKTRQCHERCVSAFLPLFNETEDPSYALIRNCYDDLEKEDRDACRSGSKRFCATCEGAKCNSEDLVASRQSCLVCQGDECQSAKAASCSNYREHDECYIQFDEERSISSLGCLSELSHDDIYLLKRSKRLLTCSDNDCNTIESVPETQTCTLCSSRTDVNCAISPSSVTTATDCSLGGFPECYSRVLSDGSTERGCLSNLEDDEFLSCYNSTSATCNSCQGNNCNQLVYPSDRRSCHVCNSETDSNCENNPSSLTVCDLYAADDQCVTNLRNGVTYRNCASSLSCEANAKSCVYCEGDGCNQIDLAAKSDDNIGKWQDLPLECLTCEGTGCQEEDIPSVKCQNNNEQDCLTVFGSDGAVTRRGCQDEVEADATISTYCGTNAGSCPSCKSNNCNNATALSQYTTCIYCDSYKDSSCLWDPTSASHRTRQCQGQCMTALYGSADAGLDLIRTCLDDKEASDQLNCASGSDTTCAACSGDSCNVQSLPEDRQSCYTCEGDECEDPQPKTCAIYKPEDSCFLWVDEDNDLKQLGCLSSFRNQDLEAIIKTKRIAVCNGTNCNVPQLQSPVRCAVCDSREDPSCATDALAIGTFNTCSQLPHTGCYTRLENDGSTQRGCLYDLGQTDFASCLLGSDANCTVCSVDGCNREIFPADRQVCYSCTSEDDSSCESDPSYTLACPWVSDTETCKTLLSGNVTTRGCSSIVECESSDFRNCRSCSGSECNAIDLANRVDDGQHGLYQTLPLKCHTCVGEHCLSSLGPAVTCSLNLEQDCKTVFEADGVSVRRRGCSDDVDDYEDRYCRKNPALCFTCKSNECNDAWSTAEYVSCTFCNSANKSSCITDPKESDLSTRSCKGQCLVALSGADLIRSCLDDKELYDRSDCSTDESGTNCATCSGAECNTFSYPADRLSCHTCADATCSSSRSQACLAYVSDDYCFAKYATDGGLELMGCASSQNDSSLEQWQQGNLLYSCQGSECNELSRLPAEGECLSCDSSKSLECAQDPTGVLTTITCHAPNADCITRLVDGHTIRGCKSALSSAESSSCVADGTCSACSGAKCNAEIFPNNRRRCYICNSINDPLCAKHPQSVAVCPVYAANDECVTTFNDGVLRRGCASELECEIDNEDHCNKCATDGCNTVELTGSAGGLSGLGLGLTLIVAWLISSTQRL